From the genome of Streptomyces sp. NBC_01260, one region includes:
- a CDS encoding alkaline phosphatase family protein — protein sequence MPTPRVLVVGIDGVRLDLLPMLETPNLDEVANAGFFAPVHIDDDTPTMSGPCWTTIVTGVGVAKHGVWGNNFSGNRLGVFPDFTTRLAAERGKRTFAAGGWEPLFLARQGGPVFAAPSRLAYIAPREDTPQGWDACDQSVADEAARILSSGEDLDASFVYLGAVDETAHFLACGAEYRNAIETADRQLGQLLTAIRERPDAGSEEWTVIVVTDHGHRDEGGHGGRSTLESTAWIAANGPGIDSTTPPDSLRHADVAAHVYAALGITPDLHWTLDGQPFHSLTPQSA from the coding sequence ATGCCCACACCCCGCGTCCTGGTCGTCGGAATCGACGGCGTCCGCCTCGATCTGCTGCCGATGCTGGAAACGCCCAACCTCGACGAAGTCGCGAACGCCGGCTTCTTCGCGCCCGTCCACATCGACGACGACACACCGACCATGTCGGGCCCCTGCTGGACCACGATCGTCACCGGTGTCGGCGTGGCCAAGCACGGAGTCTGGGGCAACAACTTCTCCGGGAACCGGCTCGGGGTGTTCCCCGACTTCACCACGCGGCTGGCCGCCGAGCGCGGGAAGCGGACCTTCGCGGCCGGCGGTTGGGAACCCCTGTTCCTGGCCCGGCAGGGCGGCCCGGTCTTCGCGGCCCCGAGCAGGCTCGCCTATATCGCTCCGCGCGAGGACACCCCGCAGGGCTGGGACGCGTGCGACCAGAGCGTGGCCGACGAAGCCGCAAGAATTCTCAGCTCCGGCGAAGACCTCGACGCCTCCTTCGTCTACCTCGGCGCTGTTGACGAGACCGCCCACTTCCTCGCCTGCGGAGCCGAGTACCGAAACGCGATCGAGACCGCCGACCGGCAACTCGGACAGCTGCTCACTGCCATACGTGAGCGTCCCGACGCCGGGTCCGAGGAGTGGACCGTCATCGTGGTGACCGACCACGGCCACCGCGACGAAGGCGGCCACGGCGGTCGCAGCACACTGGAGAGCACCGCCTGGATCGCTGCGAACGGCCCCGGCATCGACTCCACCACCCCACCGGACAGCCTCCGCCACGCCGATGTCGCCGCCCACGTCTACGCCGCCCTGGGTATCACGCCCGACCTGCACTGGACGCTCGACGGGCAGCCCTTCCACTCCCTCACGCCCCAGTCCGCCTGA
- a CDS encoding RidA family protein has protein sequence MKHFIAPDSLAWAAQLREDTGADAMPFAPAVVTRGDTVWLSGATAYPLVHQHPHDEAELTVPEGIAEQTRACLENLLIALKAAGGDVQDIVKVTIFNTDMDAQNEVNQVYAEFFGEHRPARSHIGVNRLVGPELKIEIEAVAVLG, from the coding sequence GTGAAGCACTTCATCGCACCCGATTCCTTGGCCTGGGCCGCACAGCTGCGCGAGGACACCGGGGCAGACGCCATGCCGTTCGCCCCGGCGGTCGTCACGCGCGGCGACACTGTGTGGCTCTCGGGCGCCACCGCCTACCCGCTCGTACATCAGCACCCCCATGACGAGGCCGAGCTCACAGTGCCCGAGGGAATCGCGGAGCAGACCCGGGCCTGCCTGGAGAACCTGCTCATCGCGTTGAAGGCGGCCGGCGGCGACGTCCAGGACATCGTCAAGGTCACCATTTTCAACACCGACATGGACGCCCAGAACGAGGTCAACCAGGTCTACGCGGAGTTCTTCGGTGAGCACAGACCGGCACGCAGCCATATCGGCGTCAACCGTCTGGTCGGCCCTGAGCTGAAGATCGAGATCGAGGCCGTAGCGGTCCTTGGCTGA
- a CDS encoding integrase core domain-containing protein — MYITWRSAVERAVVWWVGWYNTERPHSALDHLPPEEFEARHYRSPATANAA, encoded by the coding sequence TTGTACATCACCTGGCGCAGCGCGGTAGAACGTGCCGTCGTCTGGTGGGTCGGCTGGTACAACACCGAGCGCCCGCACTCAGCCCTCGACCACCTCCCGCCCGAGGAATTCGAGGCCCGGCACTACCGATCCCCGGCAACCGCAAACGCTGCCTGA
- a CDS encoding ROK family transcriptional regulator has product MFPNHSRPLVTAPAETAILALLLAESPLSRVELARRTGLSSTAVTKAARPLLDDGYLHELPPERTAPGAGRPVNPLAVTPDREFVVGVKISADTLFGAVCDLRARMRTTASRPLGDRDPAAVCALLAELVSELLDVKPEYRARTRHLGVAVSGDVDRSCGRVRYSVLPDWRDVPLADNLAAATGLTVTVENDVKAITAAEHWFGEGIGTEYFALVTIGAGIGSGIVINGELVAGAYGVAGEMGHISIDPAGPRCHCGQTGCVEAVASSDAVLAAIRRATDDPDLDFDGAVQLARGGDPAAQSAFARAGHAIGVGIATLVNLIGPERVVVTGEGLDTYDLFGMHIRDAYEAHCFKAAAKCPLTLRPLPWEEWARGAAVVGIQALFP; this is encoded by the coding sequence GTGTTTCCAAACCACTCGCGACCACTGGTGACGGCACCGGCCGAAACCGCCATCCTCGCCCTGCTGTTGGCCGAAAGCCCGCTCAGCCGGGTGGAGCTGGCCCGCCGGACGGGCCTGTCCTCGACCGCTGTGACCAAGGCCGCGCGACCACTCCTCGACGACGGCTACCTGCACGAACTCCCCCCGGAGCGCACCGCTCCGGGGGCCGGACGTCCCGTGAACCCGCTGGCCGTCACTCCCGACCGGGAGTTCGTCGTCGGTGTGAAGATCAGTGCCGACACCCTCTTCGGCGCGGTCTGCGACCTGCGGGCGCGGATGCGCACCACCGCCAGCCGGCCGCTGGGCGACCGCGACCCGGCCGCCGTATGTGCGCTACTGGCCGAACTCGTCTCCGAACTCCTCGACGTGAAACCCGAGTACCGGGCCCGCACCCGGCACCTGGGCGTCGCGGTCTCCGGCGACGTGGACCGTTCCTGCGGACGTGTCCGCTACTCCGTGCTCCCCGATTGGCGCGATGTGCCACTGGCCGATAACCTCGCCGCGGCGACCGGCCTGACCGTCACCGTGGAGAACGACGTCAAGGCCATCACCGCCGCCGAGCACTGGTTCGGTGAGGGTATCGGTACCGAGTACTTCGCACTGGTCACCATCGGAGCGGGGATCGGCTCCGGGATCGTCATCAACGGTGAGCTGGTCGCCGGCGCGTACGGCGTGGCCGGAGAGATGGGGCACATCAGCATCGACCCGGCCGGGCCGCGGTGTCACTGCGGCCAGACCGGTTGTGTCGAGGCCGTCGCCTCCAGCGACGCCGTCCTCGCCGCCATCCGCCGCGCCACCGACGACCCGGACCTGGACTTCGACGGTGCCGTTCAGCTCGCCCGTGGTGGAGACCCCGCCGCGCAGAGCGCCTTCGCGAGGGCCGGCCATGCCATCGGCGTCGGCATCGCCACCCTTGTGAACCTCATAGGTCCCGAGCGCGTCGTCGTCACGGGCGAGGGGCTCGACACCTACGACCTTTTCGGAATGCACATCAGGGACGCCTACGAAGCGCACTGCTTCAAAGCAGCGGCGAAATGCCCGCTGACCCTGCGTCCGCTCCCCTGGGAGGAGTGGGCCCGCGGCGCCGCCGTCGTCGGCATCCAGGCTCTCTTCCCCTGA
- a CDS encoding RNA polymerase sigma factor, with the protein MFTKTMDEIALPLTELLAADLDDGFTELVRTQAGAVRSVLLRLSGSARDADDLGQETFLRAYSALREYSAERRRQLQPRAWLLTIAANVWRNHIRTLCRRPGIADSVEVSAVELLDDSRGPEQLAIDGARRARLVTALSGLPDHHRLPVVLRYIGELSYQEMATVLDCPASTVRAQVSRGLAALRTQSVLAVDRSGHGSAPGPTGENRKETTG; encoded by the coding sequence GTGTTCACGAAGACGATGGACGAGATAGCTCTCCCGCTGACGGAACTGCTCGCGGCCGACCTGGACGACGGGTTCACCGAACTCGTGCGCACCCAGGCCGGTGCCGTGCGCTCCGTCCTGCTCCGGCTCTCAGGGTCCGCGCGGGACGCCGACGATCTGGGGCAGGAGACGTTCCTGCGCGCGTACTCGGCTCTGCGCGAGTACTCCGCCGAGCGCCGCAGACAACTCCAGCCGCGTGCCTGGCTGCTCACCATCGCGGCGAACGTGTGGCGCAACCACATCCGCACCCTGTGCCGCCGGCCCGGCATCGCCGACTCGGTGGAGGTGTCGGCCGTCGAGCTTCTGGACGACTCCCGGGGGCCGGAGCAGCTCGCGATCGACGGGGCGCGCCGGGCCCGGCTGGTGACGGCGCTGTCCGGGCTGCCCGATCACCACCGGTTACCCGTCGTCCTGCGGTACATCGGTGAGCTGAGCTATCAGGAGATGGCCACCGTCCTGGACTGTCCGGCCAGCACGGTGAGGGCCCAGGTCTCACGCGGACTCGCCGCTCTGCGGACGCAGTCCGTCCTGGCTGTGGACCGGTCCGGGCACGGATCGGCCCCGGGACCGACGGGCGAGAATCGGAAGGAGACGACGGGATGA
- a CDS encoding alpha-galactosidase: MPPTPSSVSFDPTRGLVVLQTPNSVYAVRIGADGSPRHLHWGEPLDTDALCGLPAATSPAASSFETDPAPDELAPQTGARFGPAGLQVRFADGTRGAQWSFTGHTVRDGELRLYLADRHYPLAAELGYRVRPGSDVIERWVELTHTGADDSGPITVDRLDSAAWTLPALPDYRLNHLVGGWNSEFQLQRDRLPVAETVLTSRRGLTSHHASPWLALDDGTADEEHGEVWSTALAWSGSWRITVHRDPVGRTTWTGGFGHEGLSWTIQPGQSLHTPVFAGLYTPDGFGAASRAWHAHIRTGVLPAPDRDRPVVYNSWEATGFDVDQPGQLSLARVAARLGAELFVLDDGWFGGRTSDRAGLGDWTPRPEAFPDGLRPLADEVHRLGMAFGLWVEPEMVNRDSDLYRAHPDWVVHAATRDATELRNQLMLNFARPEVEAWAHRTLDQLVRDHDVDWFKWDANRVVTEAGWAGHPDPDRLWIDHTRAVHRIMDRLRADHPGLRIEACAGGGGRADLGILARTDQVWTSDNTDPVDRINIQHGFSQLFPAQAMAAWVTDSPNVTTGRTTPLRFRFHVAMAGALGLGGDLTAWSEEELEEAAALVIRYKEIRPLVQHGRQYRLHGPAGLTAVHYASQDDTEHAVLAWRPATRFGHPAPGLPLPALDPAAHYLDIDEGITHSGAALTRRGIDLRLPVGDYASRLIRLRRTV, translated from the coding sequence GTGCCTCCCACACCCTCATCCGTTTCCTTCGACCCCACCCGCGGGCTGGTGGTCCTGCAGACCCCGAACAGCGTCTACGCCGTACGCATCGGCGCCGACGGCAGCCCCCGGCATCTGCACTGGGGGGAACCGCTCGACACCGACGCCCTCTGCGGACTGCCCGCGGCCACCTCACCTGCCGCAAGCAGCTTCGAGACAGACCCCGCCCCGGACGAATTGGCCCCGCAGACCGGTGCGCGGTTCGGGCCGGCCGGCCTCCAGGTGCGGTTCGCCGACGGCACCCGCGGCGCCCAGTGGTCCTTCACCGGCCACACGGTCCGGGACGGAGAACTCCGCCTGTACCTTGCCGACCGCCACTACCCGTTGGCCGCCGAACTGGGCTATCGCGTCCGTCCCGGCAGTGACGTCATCGAGCGCTGGGTGGAACTCACCCACACCGGAGCCGACGACTCGGGCCCCATCACCGTCGACCGGCTGGACTCGGCCGCCTGGACGTTGCCAGCACTGCCCGACTACCGGCTCAACCACCTCGTGGGCGGCTGGAACAGCGAGTTCCAGTTGCAGCGCGACCGGCTCCCGGTCGCCGAGACCGTGCTCACCAGCCGCCGGGGCCTCACCAGCCACCACGCCAGCCCCTGGCTCGCCCTCGACGACGGCACCGCCGACGAGGAGCACGGCGAGGTCTGGAGCACCGCCCTGGCCTGGAGCGGAAGTTGGCGCATCACCGTGCACCGCGACCCGGTCGGCCGGACCACCTGGACCGGCGGCTTCGGCCACGAAGGACTCAGCTGGACCATCCAGCCCGGCCAGAGCCTGCACACACCCGTCTTCGCCGGCCTCTACACCCCCGACGGCTTCGGCGCCGCCAGCCGCGCCTGGCACGCCCACATCCGTACCGGTGTCCTGCCCGCCCCCGACCGGGACCGGCCCGTCGTCTACAACTCATGGGAAGCCACCGGCTTCGACGTCGACCAGCCCGGCCAGCTGAGCCTGGCCCGGGTGGCCGCACGTCTGGGCGCCGAACTCTTCGTGCTGGACGACGGATGGTTCGGCGGCCGTACCAGCGACCGGGCGGGTCTCGGCGACTGGACGCCCCGGCCCGAGGCGTTCCCCGACGGGCTGCGTCCACTGGCCGACGAGGTGCACCGCCTGGGCATGGCGTTCGGGCTGTGGGTGGAGCCGGAAATGGTCAACCGCGACAGCGACCTCTACCGTGCCCATCCCGACTGGGTCGTCCATGCGGCGACTCGGGACGCGACCGAGCTGCGCAACCAGCTCATGCTGAACTTCGCCCGCCCCGAAGTCGAGGCCTGGGCCCACCGGACCCTGGACCAGCTGGTGCGCGACCACGACGTCGACTGGTTCAAGTGGGATGCCAACCGGGTCGTCACCGAGGCCGGTTGGGCCGGCCATCCGGACCCCGACCGGCTGTGGATCGACCACACCCGCGCCGTCCACCGGATCATGGACCGCCTCCGTGCCGACCACCCCGGCCTTCGCATCGAGGCCTGCGCGGGCGGCGGCGGACGGGCCGACCTCGGCATCCTCGCCCGCACCGACCAGGTCTGGACCTCCGACAACACCGATCCCGTCGACCGGATCAACATCCAGCACGGCTTCAGCCAGCTCTTCCCCGCCCAGGCCATGGCGGCCTGGGTGACCGACAGCCCCAATGTCACCACCGGCCGCACCACGCCTCTCCGGTTCCGCTTCCATGTCGCCATGGCCGGAGCACTCGGCCTCGGCGGGGATCTCACCGCCTGGTCCGAGGAGGAGCTCGAAGAGGCCGCCGCGCTCGTCATCCGCTACAAGGAGATCCGCCCCCTGGTCCAGCACGGCCGCCAGTACCGCCTCCACGGCCCCGCCGGACTGACAGCCGTGCATTACGCGTCCCAGGACGACACCGAACACGCCGTCCTCGCCTGGCGCCCCGCAACCCGCTTCGGCCACCCGGCCCCCGGTCTCCCCCTGCCGGCCCTGGACCCCGCGGCCCACTACCTCGACATCGACGAGGGCATCACCCACAGCGGCGCCGCCCTGACCCGCCGGGGCATCGACCTGCGGCTGCCCGTCGGCGACTACGCCAGCCGCCTGATCCGGCTGCGCCGCACCGTCTGA
- a CDS encoding Ada metal-binding domain-containing protein — MRLPDELNTLHEAAPEGFAVRVLDRASVPAHRYDCYVRADSPVGHLYIAHGRGAVTGAAATSWYADGRAFEDAYRARTHRSVLSGLKPPPGLARALRGRDRTLRYDFGPLADEQATVLLATRTIPFGQLRPAAWLACEAGLPDLAPDVVLAAVRANPVPVLVPAHRLCQDDGLPVACGLPAGFEQALRAWEGVDDERVDRFVRAGARFLGSGTTRIFCYPTCAHARRITARHEVPFISASEAAAAGFRGCLSCRPTTA, encoded by the coding sequence ATGAGACTGCCGGACGAGCTGAACACATTGCACGAAGCCGCGCCCGAGGGATTCGCGGTACGCGTGCTGGACCGCGCCAGCGTCCCTGCACATCGCTACGACTGCTACGTACGGGCCGACTCTCCGGTGGGCCACCTCTACATCGCCCACGGGCGAGGTGCGGTGACCGGCGCCGCCGCCACGAGCTGGTACGCCGACGGGCGGGCGTTCGAAGACGCCTACCGGGCCAGGACGCACCGGTCCGTCCTCTCCGGGCTCAAGCCCCCGCCGGGCCTCGCGCGGGCCCTGCGCGGCCGGGACCGGACCCTGCGCTACGACTTCGGTCCGCTCGCTGACGAACAGGCCACCGTCCTGCTGGCCACCCGGACCATCCCGTTCGGACAGTTGCGCCCGGCGGCCTGGCTGGCCTGTGAGGCCGGGCTGCCGGACCTCGCACCCGACGTGGTGCTGGCGGCGGTCCGGGCCAACCCCGTCCCCGTACTGGTACCGGCGCACCGGCTCTGCCAGGACGACGGGTTGCCGGTGGCCTGCGGGCTGCCCGCCGGGTTCGAGCAGGCGCTGCGCGCCTGGGAAGGCGTGGACGACGAGCGGGTGGATCGTTTCGTACGGGCGGGCGCGCGATTCCTGGGCAGCGGGACCACCCGGATCTTCTGCTACCCGACGTGTGCGCACGCGCGTCGCATCACCGCCCGCCACGAGGTCCCGTTCATCTCGGCCAGCGAGGCCGCCGCCGCGGGCTTCCGGGGTTGCCTCAGCTGCCGGCCGACGACTGCCTGA
- a CDS encoding YjbQ family protein: MTSTFTTRTINIATGATETMHDLTNACSAFLREVAHGRNGLLNVFTPHATSGLAIIETGAGSDDDLLAALREILPADDRWRARHGRPGHGSDHVLPALVPPHATLPVVNGELELGASQSVVLVNSNRESPEHQVRLSFLG, translated from the coding sequence ATGACCAGCACCTTCACCACCCGCACCATCAATATTGCAACCGGCGCCACTGAGACCATGCACGACCTGACCAATGCATGCTCCGCGTTCCTCCGGGAGGTCGCTCATGGGCGAAACGGACTGCTGAACGTTTTCACCCCCCACGCGACATCCGGCCTTGCCATCATCGAGACCGGCGCGGGCAGCGACGATGACCTGTTGGCAGCCCTCCGCGAAATTCTTCCCGCGGACGACCGTTGGCGAGCCCGCCACGGTCGTCCAGGCCACGGCAGTGACCACGTGCTCCCGGCACTGGTACCACCACACGCCACGCTGCCCGTAGTCAATGGTGAGCTGGAGCTGGGGGCCTCGCAGTCCGTTGTACTGGTGAACTCCAACCGGGAGAGCCCCGAACACCAAGTCCGGCTGTCCTTCCTCGGCTGA
- a CDS encoding cupin domain-containing protein gives MSLFIPDFDGTVVVRSADAELIGKGGLVTNQLLVDSSATGGALSSMRVTLGTGADGARPHHHGKSAEMFYVLDGTAQLLSGDQVVTAERGDVVVVPPGTQHAFAAAPGEIADMLVIITPGVERFEYFRHLERIRYGKVPPESLLDVQELYDSYFGTSPVWNAAREQQCSAQQCP, from the coding sequence ATGTCTCTTTTCATCCCCGATTTCGACGGAACCGTCGTTGTGCGCTCTGCTGACGCCGAATTGATAGGCAAGGGCGGCCTGGTAACCAACCAGTTGCTCGTCGACAGCTCCGCCACGGGCGGGGCGCTCTCCAGCATGCGTGTCACCCTCGGCACGGGTGCCGATGGCGCCCGTCCTCACCACCACGGCAAGTCCGCCGAGATGTTCTACGTCCTCGACGGCACCGCCCAGCTACTGTCCGGCGATCAAGTGGTCACCGCGGAGCGCGGGGATGTTGTCGTCGTGCCGCCCGGTACACAGCATGCCTTCGCCGCCGCACCCGGCGAGATTGCGGACATGCTGGTCATCATCACGCCCGGGGTGGAGCGCTTCGAGTACTTCCGCCACCTTGAGCGCATCCGCTATGGCAAAGTGCCGCCGGAAAGCCTCCTCGACGTTCAGGAACTCTACGACTCCTATTTCGGAACGAGTCCTGTCTGGAACGCCGCACGCGAACAGCAATGCTCAGCGCAACAATGCCCGTAA
- a CDS encoding FadR/GntR family transcriptional regulator — protein MRMIGRRSSVDEVVGQLNEALTQGAWAIGDRLPTEQRLTEELGVSRTVIREAVRALVHLGVLETRQGAGTYVVSTIDPAPMLRRFGTADVREVFEVQLGFDVQAAQLAAMRRTDADLLRLRGLLAARNRATVPEEFARADADFHLAVVEAAGNSVLLECYRFFVGRLHDSLHALRSQDVIQESGAEPHNALLAAIEAGDEAGAAAAAAAAIRPSLNALTEQFRVP, from the coding sequence ATGCGCATGATCGGCCGCAGGTCCTCGGTCGACGAGGTCGTTGGCCAGCTCAACGAAGCTCTGACGCAAGGCGCTTGGGCGATCGGGGATCGACTGCCGACCGAGCAGCGGCTCACCGAGGAGCTGGGAGTGAGCCGTACCGTGATCCGAGAGGCGGTACGGGCCCTGGTGCACTTGGGCGTACTGGAGACCCGACAGGGCGCCGGTACCTACGTGGTCTCCACCATCGACCCCGCCCCCATGCTGCGCCGGTTCGGGACTGCCGACGTGCGCGAAGTGTTCGAGGTCCAGCTCGGCTTCGACGTGCAGGCGGCCCAGCTCGCCGCCATGCGTCGCACCGATGCCGACCTGCTGAGGCTGCGCGGCTTGCTCGCTGCCCGAAATCGCGCCACCGTGCCGGAGGAGTTCGCCCGTGCTGACGCAGACTTCCACCTGGCCGTGGTGGAAGCGGCGGGAAACAGCGTGCTGCTGGAGTGCTACCGCTTCTTCGTCGGCCGACTCCATGACAGCCTGCACGCGCTGCGTAGCCAGGACGTGATCCAGGAGAGCGGCGCCGAACCCCACAACGCACTGCTGGCGGCGATCGAGGCCGGAGATGAAGCCGGTGCCGCCGCCGCGGCCGCGGCCGCGATCCGCCCGAGCCTCAATGCGCTCACTGAGCAGTTCCGCGTTCCGTAG
- a CDS encoding glycoside hydrolase family 36 protein — MDTTSLDSIDLAAFDPGQWADGANTLDVGDTRISLRTPADSATLTLSQDDAAGTEALVTATADGTVTLRLDVPLGDAVGFWHPDAGWERTLPVDWSAWRGLSLVRSAPVGCLYDTAGRSLLALAANRTVQKSWIRFGVSEERKRFGVWLRLSLTAGQTCRVRISAPGTTMAAALRRLRQWLAGLPGGEPLPVPEFARTPVYSTWYAFTQDVTAAEVEEEAALAAALGCGQLFLDDGWQLLGNGRGYAGCGDWQPDPFKFPDFRAHVSTVRRAGLHYTAWIAPLLLGERSSAHQAWAPYAPHHVPHLDCFVLDPRHSEVRAHIVDTCRTLVDTYGLDGLKIDFLDEAMAYAAVPAPDQPAPGYIPDIGEAMAALLADIRDALRALRGDQFVIELRQPYIGPAMTALGNALRATDCPADPVANRIRTLDIALLAPCGAVHSDMVMWDPQATPESLARHFHGALHSVPQISVRLSRLSPSHRETLAFWLATWRRLAPVLTSGHYEPGRPDELFPQVTAAHGDQRVITNYTDRIVPLRTESWRSHSLINASTASRMVLDVSGPPRQVRARIHDARGRLQQATALTLTPGIHTIEVPPSGTCVLELASGLPAQGESSTQMP, encoded by the coding sequence GTGGATACCACGTCCCTCGACTCCATCGACCTGGCCGCCTTCGACCCCGGCCAGTGGGCAGACGGCGCGAACACCCTCGATGTGGGCGACACACGCATCAGCCTGCGTACTCCCGCCGACAGCGCCACCCTGACCCTGTCGCAGGACGACGCCGCCGGGACCGAGGCTCTCGTCACGGCGACGGCGGACGGCACCGTGACCCTGCGCCTGGACGTCCCGCTGGGGGACGCCGTGGGCTTCTGGCACCCCGACGCCGGCTGGGAGCGCACCCTGCCCGTCGACTGGTCGGCATGGCGCGGCCTGTCACTCGTACGATCCGCCCCCGTCGGCTGCCTCTACGACACCGCCGGTCGCAGTCTGCTCGCCCTCGCCGCCAACCGCACCGTCCAGAAGAGCTGGATTCGCTTCGGTGTCTCCGAGGAGCGCAAGCGCTTCGGCGTGTGGCTGCGCCTCTCCCTCACCGCCGGGCAGACCTGCCGAGTCCGCATCTCCGCGCCGGGCACCACCATGGCTGCCGCCCTCCGTAGGCTCCGTCAGTGGCTCGCCGGCCTGCCCGGCGGAGAGCCGCTGCCCGTTCCGGAGTTCGCCCGGACGCCCGTCTACTCGACCTGGTATGCCTTCACCCAGGACGTAACCGCGGCCGAGGTCGAGGAGGAGGCCGCCCTCGCCGCCGCCCTCGGCTGCGGCCAGTTGTTCCTGGACGACGGCTGGCAGCTGCTCGGCAACGGCCGTGGCTACGCGGGCTGCGGCGACTGGCAGCCGGACCCATTCAAGTTCCCCGACTTCCGCGCCCACGTCAGTACCGTTCGGCGTGCCGGACTGCACTACACCGCCTGGATCGCCCCGCTTCTCCTGGGAGAGCGCTCTTCCGCCCACCAGGCCTGGGCACCGTACGCGCCGCACCACGTCCCGCACCTCGACTGCTTCGTCCTCGACCCCCGCCACAGCGAAGTGCGCGCACACATCGTGGACACCTGCCGCACCCTGGTCGACACGTACGGACTCGACGGCCTGAAGATCGACTTCCTCGACGAGGCCATGGCCTACGCCGCAGTGCCCGCACCCGACCAGCCCGCCCCCGGATACATTCCGGACATCGGGGAGGCGATGGCCGCGCTGCTCGCCGATATCCGCGACGCCCTGCGGGCCCTGCGCGGCGACCAGTTCGTCATCGAGCTGCGCCAGCCCTACATCGGGCCGGCCATGACCGCACTCGGCAACGCACTGCGCGCCACCGACTGCCCCGCCGATCCCGTCGCCAACCGCATCCGGACGCTGGACATCGCACTGCTCGCACCCTGCGGAGCAGTCCACTCCGACATGGTGATGTGGGATCCGCAGGCAACACCGGAGAGCCTGGCCCGCCACTTCCACGGGGCCCTGCACTCCGTGCCGCAGATCTCCGTCCGCCTCAGCCGGCTCTCCCCCAGCCACCGCGAGACCCTCGCGTTCTGGCTCGCCACCTGGCGTCGACTGGCTCCCGTCCTCACCTCCGGCCACTACGAACCCGGCCGCCCGGACGAACTCTTCCCCCAGGTCACCGCCGCTCACGGAGACCAACGGGTCATCACCAACTACACCGACAGGATCGTGCCCCTTCGCACCGAGTCCTGGCGCTCCCACTCCCTCATCAACGCCTCCACCGCCTCACGCATGGTCCTCGACGTCTCCGGACCACCCCGCCAGGTCCGTGCACGGATCCATGACGCCCGAGGCCGATTGCAGCAGGCCACGGCTCTCACCCTCACACCGGGCATCCACACGATCGAGGTTCCGCCCTCCGGAACGTGCGTCCTCGAACTGGCCTCCGGCCTCCCCGCACAGGGAGAGAGCTCGACGCAGATGCCGTAG